The Glycine soja cultivar W05 chromosome 6, ASM419377v2, whole genome shotgun sequence genome has a window encoding:
- the LOC114416503 gene encoding mediator of RNA polymerase II transcription subunit 4-like, with protein sequence MLQHQIVQSPAMLGLANPNSPSIPNPTPPKLPPTQTHHPQDRNSSTPSSALLSLLPPHPRAQALLAQMASLASKLFEVSPNRSLWVTAFRGSLPTFLSSHSSTPLDTSPSDGKEIISLLTVLQTQIFEAIAELQEILDLQDAKQKIDCEIHSQDSTLLAFANKLKEAESCLDILVDDYSDYHRSKRSKSGDDDSMTSSTISSQLKLSDMLSYAHRISYTTFAPPEFGAGQAPLRGALPPAPQEEQMRASQLYNFADLDVGLPKEVETKEKIVEAIVEPAPQVDTNTVPNLSAFQGMLPPMPPGWKPGMPVQLPIDLPLPPPGWKPGDPVPLPPMDSLQIPRFAEQQMQPHIPQPKQPEVIQVQPVNLDLGGSDTSDYSSDDASSDDED encoded by the coding sequence ATGCTTCAACACCAAATTGTTCAGTCCCCTGCTATGCTAGGCCTTGCAAATCCTAACTCCCCATCAATTCCGAACCCTACCCCTCCAAAGCTCCCTCCAACACAGACCCATCACCCCCAAGACCGCAACTCTTCAACCCCTTCTTCAGCTCTCTTGTCTCTCCTCCCACCTCACCCCAGAGCCCAAGCACTTCTTGCCCAAATGGCTTCCTTAGCCTCCAAGCTCTTTGAAGTTTCCCCCAATCGGTCCCTTTGGGTCACTGCCTTTCGTGGATCCCTTCCAACTTTCCTCTCTTCCCATTCGTCTACCCCACTTGACACTTCTCCTTCTGATGGCAAAGAAATCATCTCCCTTTTAACTGTTCTCCAAACCCAAATCTTTGAAGCTATTGCTGAACTCCAAGAGATTCTGGACCTTCAAGATGCCAAGCAAAAGATTGACTGCGAAATTCACTCCCAAGATTCAACACTACTTGCATTTGCCAACAAACTCAAAGAAGCCGAGAGTTGCCTCGACATCCTTGTTGATGATTACTCCGATTACCACCGCTCCAAGCGATCAAAATCTGGAGATGATGATTCAATGACTTCATCAACCATCTCGTCTCAGCTGAAGCTGTCGGATATGTTATCATATGCCCACCGGATAAGTTACACCACCTTTGCACCACCAGAATTCGGAGCTGGCCAAGCTCCTCTCCGTGGCGCACTGCCACCTGCACCACAAGAAGAGCAAATGAGAGCTTCACAGTTGTATAATTTTGCTGACCTTGATGTTGGATTGCCTAAAGAAGTTGAAACCAAGGAGAAAATTGTTGAAGCTATTGTTGAGCCTGCACCACAGGTGGATACTAATACAGTTCCGAATTTGTCTGCATTTCAAGGGATGTTACCTCCGATGCCACCTGGCTGGAAGCCGGGAATGCCTGTGCAATTGCCTATTGATTTGCCTCTTCCCCCGCCTGGGTGGAAACCAGGGGATCCTGTGCCGTTGCCTCCCATGGACTCGCTTCAAATACCGAGATTTGCAGAGCAACAAATGCAACCTCACATTCCTCAGCCCAAGCAACCAGAAGTTATTCAAGTGCAGCCAGTTAATTTGGACCTTGGAGGAAGTGATACTAGTGATTATAGTAGTGATGATGCCAGCTCTGATGATGAAGATTGA